The stretch of DNA CTGCGAGTCCAATCGCTAGCAGCGGCGCCGCCACCGCTACCACCATCACATGCATCAGCATATGGCCGACGAACAACCGATCCGCCATGTCCGGTAGCGGACCGAGCCAGACAGCCGCCAGCGTGGCCAGGCCGAGCATCAGCGACAGCGGGCGCCAGATCATGCGCAACTCCTGATGAACACCACGGACAGCGCGACGAAAATCGTTGCCACGAAACTCAGGCCACTGAGCAGCAATGTCGAGAAGCCAAGGAAACGATGGCGATCAGCGGGCGTATCGAAATCATGCGGTGCCGTGGCGTGGCCAAACGAGTGCTTTCGCCAGCCACGCCAGCCGGTCAGGGCGATGCCGGCCAGCGCCAAGGCTGTCAGCACACCGATGGCAAGGCGGATATCGCCCAGTTCGCCACTGCGACCCGCCACCTTCGCGCACCACACCGCCGTCGCCACGTAACACAGCAGAAAGTGCACCGCCCAGATAGTCGGGCTGAAGGTGATTAGCCAGAGCGTGTCACGCACCTGCGGCGGGGCTTCAGGCGCCTGCTGATCGCCGCTGCGTTGCCGTTCGCTCAGGTCTTCACTCATAGCACCTCCGGGAAGCCAGCGATGACGGCGACGGTCACGCCAACGGTGATGAGCATGAAATGCCAGTACAACGCGATGTTGCGGATATCGATGTCGTGCACCGCGGTCATCCGCCCGGCCGCACGGCGCGCCAGGCAATAGAGCTGCATGATCAGGCCGATGGACAGGTGAATCAGGCACCAGAGCACCAGTACCCAGACCGTGGCGGGGTACACGTTAGTGGTCGGGTCCAGCCCACTGAAATGCGGCCCGGCCCATAGCGAGTAGGCGCCACCGAGTGTGCAGATCGCCGCCAGCCCCAGCGCGCCATAGAAACCCGCCGCCTGATCACGGACGTTGCAGCGCCGTGCCAACAGCGTCAGCCACCAGGAGGCGGCAATCAACCCCAGCCCCAATACCGGCCAGAACACACCGGGGCCGGCCGCATCGGCCGGTGGAAAATCCTCGTGAACGGTCCAGAAAAAGAAGTAGCCGAACACCAGGCTGCCGAAGGCGCTCATGTCACCGATCATGGTGATGAACATCGCCCACCAACCTACCGATTTGGCGCCCGACGCATACAGCGGCACCGTTACGTCCAGGCCGATGTCCTTTTTCGGCTTCTCCGGGATCACCGCCGTGCCGGTCCACAGCCAGATGAGGATGGTGACCAGCGCGAGGCCGCCACTGACCAGCGCTGCGACGTACCAGCTGTAGGTCGCGAAGATGAACAGGCCACCCGTAAAGATGGCCGCCCACATGCTGAGGAAGGTCGGGCCCGGCACGCGCAGGCACTGGATCGGTTCGGCATCGATGATGCTGCTGATCAGGGTTTCGCGCTTGCCCTCCTCGGCATCCGGCAGGTAGAAGCGACCAGCATCGACGTCGCGCATCAGGTTGGGCTGATCCCACAGCGGGTAGCGGCTCTTGATGATCGGGATCGAGCGCGCACCCCACGGCATGCCAGGCATTTCCGCCAGCCATTCGAGTGTGCCGGCGTTCCACGGATTGCGCTTGCTGTAGGGCTGGTTGCCCTTGGGCCGCATGACATCCCAGACCAGCACCGCGACGCCGGTGGCGAGAATGAAGGCGCCCACGGTCGACACCATATTCAGAACGTCAAAGCCCATGTCCGGCGCGTAGGTGTAGACGCGTCGCGGCATCCCCAGCAACCCGGTGAAGTGCATCGGCAGAAAAGCGATGTTGAAGCCGATGAACATTAGCCAGAAGGCGATCCGACCCAGACGATCAGACAGCGTCTTGCTGCGCGCGAGGGGAAAGAAGTAATACAGGCCGGCGATCACTGGGAACAGCATGCCGCCGATTAGCACGTAGTGCAGGTGCGCGACGATGAAGTAAGTGTCGTGCGCCTGGAAGTCGAACGGTGCCAGCGCCACCATCACCCCGGTCAAGCCGCCGAGCACGAAGATCGCCAACGCACCGGCGACGAACAGCATCGGTACCGATTTGACGAAGCGTCCCGCCAGCGCCGTTGCCAGGAAGCAGAAGATTTGCACGCCGGTAGGAATCGCCACCGCCTCGGACGCAGCCGAGAAGAAGGCCAGCGAGATCGCCGGCATCCCGGTGGTGAACATGTGGTGGACCCACAGCCCGAAACTGATGAACCCGGTGCCCACCGCGGCCAGCACGATGAAGCTGTAACCCACGATGGGCCGACCCGCGGCGGTGGGCACGATGGTCGCCACCAGCGCCACGGCCGGCAGAAAGATGATGTAGACCTCGGGGTGGCCGAAGATCCAGAACAGGTGCTGCCACAAAAGTGGATCGCCGCCGCGGGTGTGGTCGAAGAACGGCCAGTCGAAGGCGCGTTCCAGCTCGAACAGGAGGTCGCCCGCGATCAGCGGCGGGAAGGCGAAGAGGATCATTCCGGCCACGACCAGGATGTACCAGGAATACAGCGGGATCAGGTTGATGCGCATGCCCGGCGGCCGGGTCTTCAGCACGCCGACGATCAGCTCCACGGCGGCGGCGATCGACGACACTTCGATGAATGACAGCCCGAGCAGCCAGATGTCCGCGCCGAGGCCGTCCTGATACGTGGTGGTGAGCGGCGGGTACATGAACCAGCCACCCTGCGGCGCAACGCCGAAAAAGATCGAACCGCAGACGAACACGCCACCAATGATGAAACACCAGAAGCCGTAGGCGGACAGCCGCGGGAATGGCAGGTCCCGCGCGCCGAGCATCTGCGGCAGGATCAGGATCGAAAAGGCTTCGAAAATCGGCACGCCGAACAGGAACATCATCACCGAGCCGTGCAGGGTGAACACCTGGTTGTAGGTTTCGGCGGACAGCAGATCGTTGTTCGGCACGGCCAGCTGCGCACGGATCAGCATCGCCAGCACACCGGCAAAAAGGAAAAACAGGAAGGACACGCCGGTGTACCAGAGCCCGACCTCGGTGTTGTTTACCGCCGACCAGTAGCGCCAGCCGGTGGGCGTCTTCCAGGCGGCGGCGAGGCGTTCGGCCTGGGCCTTGGCACGGGCCTCGTCCTGCGGGTCGCGGTATGCAATCGGCTCGCTCATTTCAGGCCCTTCAGGTAATGCGCCATGGCGTTCAGCTGTGCCTCGGACAGCATGCCGAAGGCAGGCATTCTCACGTCCGGCTTGATCTCACTGCTGTGGCCGATCCAGCGTCGGAAGGCGTCGACATCGGCTGGCAGCGTGCCAGCGGCCAGGGTCAGGCGGCTGCCGACGTGGGTCAGGTCGGGCCCGACCGTGCCGTCTGCTTCGGTGCCGCGCACCTGATGACAGGCACCGCAGCCATTGGCGAGAAAGGCCTGCTGGCCCGCCTGCTGCAGTTCCGTTTCCGGTTGCTGCGCGGGCTTGGCCTGCTCGGCAAGCCATTGATCGAAGGCGTCTCGCGTCATCACCACCACGGCGAAATTCATCAGCGCATGGGAAGTGCCGCAGTATTCGGCGCAGGCGCCACGGAAGGTGCCGGTCTCGGTCGGCTCCAGCATCAGCTCATTGGTGCGCCCGGGAATCATGTCGACCTTGCCGCCCAGCGACGGGATCCAGAACGAATGGATCACGTCCGGGCTGGTCAGGCTGAAGGCCACCCGCTCGCCCACCGGCAGTCTTATTTCGTTCGCCAGCTCG from Pseudomonas sp. DNDY-54 encodes:
- the coxB gene encoding cytochrome c oxidase subunit II encodes the protein MNPAGTGAQSIAELFWWMCGGGLLIWAVVMGIALYATQAHPEAHGIRSARWLILGGGIIFPVVVLTGLLTYGLMLMPPLRSTTDIDLRVDVSGEQWWWRVSYQTEAGAVVELANEIRLPVGERVAFSLTSPDVIHSFWIPSLGGKVDMIPGRTNELMLEPTETGTFRGACAEYCGTSHALMNFAVVVMTRDAFDQWLAEQAKPAQQPETELQQAGQQAFLANGCGACHQVRGTEADGTVGPDLTHVGSRLTLAAGTLPADVDAFRRWIGHSSEIKPDVRMPAFGMLSEAQLNAMAHYLKGLK
- the ctaD gene encoding cytochrome c oxidase subunit I, with protein sequence MSEPIAYRDPQDEARAKAQAERLAAAWKTPTGWRYWSAVNNTEVGLWYTGVSFLFFLFAGVLAMLIRAQLAVPNNDLLSAETYNQVFTLHGSVMMFLFGVPIFEAFSILILPQMLGARDLPFPRLSAYGFWCFIIGGVFVCGSIFFGVAPQGGWFMYPPLTTTYQDGLGADIWLLGLSFIEVSSIAAAVELIVGVLKTRPPGMRINLIPLYSWYILVVAGMILFAFPPLIAGDLLFELERAFDWPFFDHTRGGDPLLWQHLFWIFGHPEVYIIFLPAVALVATIVPTAAGRPIVGYSFIVLAAVGTGFISFGLWVHHMFTTGMPAISLAFFSAASEAVAIPTGVQIFCFLATALAGRFVKSVPMLFVAGALAIFVLGGLTGVMVALAPFDFQAHDTYFIVAHLHYVLIGGMLFPVIAGLYYFFPLARSKTLSDRLGRIAFWLMFIGFNIAFLPMHFTGLLGMPRRVYTYAPDMGFDVLNMVSTVGAFILATGVAVLVWDVMRPKGNQPYSKRNPWNAGTLEWLAEMPGMPWGARSIPIIKSRYPLWDQPNLMRDVDAGRFYLPDAEEGKRETLISSIIDAEPIQCLRVPGPTFLSMWAAIFTGGLFIFATYSWYVAALVSGGLALVTILIWLWTGTAVIPEKPKKDIGLDVTVPLYASGAKSVGWWAMFITMIGDMSAFGSLVFGYFFFWTVHEDFPPADAAGPGVFWPVLGLGLIAASWWLTLLARRCNVRDQAAGFYGALGLAAICTLGGAYSLWAGPHFSGLDPTTNVYPATVWVLVLWCLIHLSIGLIMQLYCLARRAAGRMTAVHDIDIRNIALYWHFMLITVGVTVAVIAGFPEVL